The region GGTGCTGAGATCATCCCCACCGCCACGACTGCCGCCGCCGTCTATGCCAAGGCCACGGCCTACAGCTCCACGACCGGCGCAGCCAATGTCTACAAGAACATGACCAACATCACCATGGTCTCCGGCTACCCCATCCTCAAGTGCCTCTCCACCATGCAGACCCAGGGCATCTCGTGCGTCGGCCCGCTTTCCTATAACTCCATCCAGGTCATGCAGCAGGCCGTCGTCCCGCTCTACTTCGCACGCATCATCGGTCGCTCCAGCATGACCATCAGCGCTACCTCCACCGCGGCAAAAGGCGGTGCCTCCTCCCGCCCGTACAACGTCGCTCTCGTCCTCGATACCACCTACTCTGAAATCTCGTATGACTCCGACTGCGGAAACAGCCAGATGCTCTGCACCCTCCAGGGCGTCCAGATCCTCCTCAATCAGCTCGATCCCTGCGGAACCAGCGTCACCACCTGCTCCGTCACCAGCGGCCAGGCCACCAACTCCGTCGTCCGCGTCGGCATCTTCACCTTCCCCCAGATGGTCACCTCCACTGTCAGCTCGGACTATGACTGCTCCAGCAACACCCCAGCCAACACCGTCTACACCTTCCCCATCCCCGGTGCCGGCACCTACGCCCCAAGCAGTTCAACCTACCGGGTTCTCGACTTTCAAAGCGACTACCGCGTCGGCGATACTTCCACAAGCTTGAACCAGGCCTCCAATCTCACGAAAGCCGTCGGGGGCTTCTCCGGATGCACGGGAATCTACCCCGCGACATCGGCCTCTCAATCCAACTTTCAGGCCACCTCCGGGCAATATGGAACCTACTACCCATCCACCATCTACGCCGCTCAGTCCTCGCTGATTCACGAGCAAACCTTATTCCCGGACTCCCAGAACGTCATGATCATCATTGGAGATGGAAACGCCACCGCGCCTCAGACCAACAATGGCTACCCCGTCATGAGCACCACTGCCTCTGTATCGGCTACCCCAGGTGCTTCAACATTGGCAGGCACATCCAGCGGCCTCTACCCCTCCTGGAACGGAGAGTGTGGCCAGGCCATAACCGCCGCAAACTTCGCAACATCCCAGGGAACTCGTGTCTACACCGTT is a window of Granulicella tundricola MP5ACTX9 DNA encoding:
- a CDS encoding pilus assembly protein TadG-related protein — protein: MNRLNKLFCLFLRDQRGQVLPIAGLMMFVITAMIGLVVDVGHIYLCQRELQASSDAAALAGAEIIPTATTAAAVYAKATAYSSTTGAANVYKNMTNITMVSGYPILKCLSTMQTQGISCVGPLSYNSIQVMQQAVVPLYFARIIGRSSMTISATSTAAKGGASSRPYNVALVLDTTYSEISYDSDCGNSQMLCTLQGVQILLNQLDPCGTSVTTCSVTSGQATNSVVRVGIFTFPQMVTSTVSSDYDCSSNTPANTVYTFPIPGAGTYAPSSSTYRVLDFQSDYRVGDTSTSLNQASNLTKAVGGFSGCTGIYPATSASQSNFQATSGQYGTYYPSTIYAAQSSLIHEQTLFPDSQNVMIIIGDGNATAPQTNNGYPVMSTTASVSATPGASTLAGTSSGLYPSWNGECGQAITAANFATSQGTRVYTVAYGSPSAGCASDQSGQGKIPGLYPNVLPCNEMAQMASASYYFFSDFKQSGSGSVCTAAQVMVELSDIFLQIAGDLTVARLIPNSTT